The region TAAATATCGTGAAGTGAGTGTTGTCCGTCATAACGCATCTAAAGCTGATGCTCGCCATAGTGGAGCGGGCATAAAAGGTGAGACAAATAATTCAGTTTTCGTCATATATGTCTTTCTTCGTGTGTCTTTCACTTTCGTGAAGAACCCCGCACATTGAGCTTACACTTGGTCACAATACTGTCAAGTGTGTAATAGTTTTTACTTTTCACTGTCTTCTTGAAATCAAAACTTAACTTATTTATGCAAGGGCGATTGCGTCAGATGGGTCTTTCCCCCCAAACAAGCGAAATTTTAGTACTTTCAAGCAACTCAACTCTATATTATTTTCCCCTACAGTTTTTCGTTTTTTCGTCCTGTGCATTCTATGAGCCAAGATGAGTTTGCTGGAGCAGATGCCGGTGCCTCCAATACTTACCCCCAACGTTGTTCAGCTCTACGTAAAGGTGGATATGTTATGATCAACGACCGACCATGTAAGATTGTGGAAATATCGACAGCAAAACCTGGAAAACACGGCCATGCTAAGGTAAGCGAGACGTGTACCAcacccggggggggggggggggcaactccgTAACATGCAAACTTGGAATGTAGGATGACCATTTATGTAGTTCGcaaagtatatatttattttcttccTACACTTTAATTGCAACTGCATTCCACTTGTCCATTATCTTCCAtgagttatacatgtatttgtaagcTTATGCCCATCAGTCGTAGTGTTTACCCGTGGACAAATTTAAATTCGTTTACATGTTACAACTTCTCTCGTTCTCAGTCGGTGCGTATGAAGATTCGGTATCTGACGTTGTTTCTCATTTCGATTACAGGTTCGTTTGATTGGTCTGGACATATTTACCAAGCATAAATATGAAACTATAAGTCCGTCAACCCATAACAAGGACGTACCGCACGTCACGAGGAAGGACTTCCAGGTATGTTACTCCAACGTTGTTTTAGTTTTATCAACTATTCCACGAACCTGTAGATACATTAAATTAAACCTATGTGACGTGTACAATGCaggatttatatatatatatatatatatatatatatatatatatatatatatatatatatatatatatatatatatatatatatatatatatatatatatatatatatatatatatatatatatgaagtcagtggtaagatttgtccgtagtacagtgctcgatacgtctgcacgcagagcggagtatatgttgagggtagaagaaaatcaagtcgggtttttcgtcgaaaaacccgacttgattttcttctaccctcaacatatatatatatatatatatatatatatatatatatatatatatatatatatatatatatatatatatatatatatatatatatatatatatatatatatatatatatgaagtcagtggtaagatttgtccgtagtacagtgctcgatacgtctgcacgcagagcggagtatatgttgagggtagaagaaaatcaagtcgggtttttcgtcgaaaaacccgacttgattttcttctaccctcaacatatatatatatatatatatatatatatatatatatatatatatatatatatatatatatatatatatatatatatatatatatatatatatatatatatatatatatatatatatatatatatatatatatgatatgggttttattgtcatatatatactggtacatatataacaCATACATCTCGTATTGGGAGTCATCTACAGAATACTGTTTTTGTAAAGTTTTCAGtacacgcaaaatcaatgcacatttcaccacccccacccccaccccatccttTCATGTTATATAGTGACTAGAATGGTCAATTTGTCTTTATGGTTTCATTATTAGGTGTTAGGCGTTGGAAGTCGGTTCATGTCTCTCCTTGACGATCGTGGACACATGAAGGATAACATCGAAGTACCTGGTGGCGATCTTGGGAAAAGGATTCGAGAGAAAGACAAGAATGAGGACGACTTCGAGGTGACTAAACTTACCTTTACTACGTGTGCAGTTTTTCATATTGGTTTATTGAACTTGCATAAAAGTCGACAGTTTTCATAACGACATATATTTAAGTTATATATGGGACTATATTTACCGGACTATTCCACGCATAGCATTAGCTTGTGTGTTGGCTCTAATCACCTGCCTTGTCTAGCTGTTAGACCCCAATCAGTTCAAAATAAAGGTGACCGAAGGCGCCCGGGGGCACAGACAGCAATTTCTACCTTCGGTTTTATTCGGCAACATAGTCCGGGGAGAGACTGTCGTTTTTGTTTTCGTTTCATAATAGTCTTTGTAATGACTTCATCACAGCGTAATTTACTGATCAATAAGTTTCCAATAAGTTACTCAGTGTCGGGGCTCCCTCAACCCCTTAGTATATAGCTAGAACtggccggtgagggcagagcgacatatcttacagtcgaAGTTTCCAACTGCATTGTATTATACAAAGTGTTCGTGTCCCCTTGCTAACACGATTCATTTTTCGTTGTCAAGGTGACGGTTTTGATGACCATGGATGATGGCATAGTGACTGGTGTAAGAGAAAGCAGCTACAAGTAGACGAAGATGTGCTGGACCGAAAACTACATAATTATCAACTTACCCAACACTAGAAATCACAATTATCAGCAAGCAGCTCAGCTTACTATCATATATCGTGAATATGTCATTAGAATAGAATGTAGTCTGACTTTCTGTATACCTCTTGATTGATGTGTATGTTACTTTATTTTATAGAGATCTTTGATTCACTATAATAATTCTTACAGACATGGTAGGCTTTGGATTCCACTTGTCATGTTCGGTACACATGATTAAACTTGTACAAAAACCAAAGATGTTAGAATGATTGTCCTGAAATATCCatgtaaatgttatattttcaaatgaatataCCCGCTGACAGTCTCAGAATGACATAGCTAACATAAGCCACGGATAAGATgtaagagtttttttttttaccacagTCCAGTCTGGTCTCTTAGGCTATCACCCATAACCTTATAGCCATAGCTAGAGCACGTCATATTGTTTGTATCACAATAGCTGCAATAAATACTCTTTGGGGTCGTAAGATATAGTACGGTACGCGGTAAATATCTTTACCCATACTAGTATTATTTtgcaaagaaagaaaagaacCACTTATGCAAACTCTGTgttcataattatgtttatattcAGTTTTATCTGCACCATTTTAAGCTCTCCGACTCGTTTACAATGAGAGGTTAGCTACCGTGCTGCCCTCACATTCccattaccccccccccatcctttGTTTAGTGGACAGTTGATCATGTGTACCGGTATGATTCTAGTAATTAACTTGCTTATAGTCGTGTATAGTTTTACATTGGTAATCACGCACGACATTGCGTGGCACACTTTCGTAAAACGAATTTCGGAAAAAGAATGTTCATTGGCAGATTTAATACCCTGATTGATGCATTGTTGTAAAACATCTATGTCTTGAACCATTTCCAATGCAAACTTGAATCCTATCTATAGGTGTGATTCCACAGAATGATTCAGTTATCAATGATAAGGGTAacaaaaacctttcaaaataatATCTATGCGTTAATAGTCTGTAAAACACAAAAACCTCTGTATTCTTACTGCTTGAGTGATAATAAACTAACATGAAGCAACATGTTGGCTGTCTCGTCTGAATTCTTTCCTTGTCACAAACTGAATGTTTTTTATTAGTATCATGAAAAAAAagcattttttcaaaaaaacacCCAAAATAAGACATCAGATCCAATTGTCACAGTGGCTATGTAACATATACGTCAGTCAATCTTATCCTGAGTTGTAAGTATTTCCACCTGTCAAGTACAAGTGGTAGACCGAAGCATTTTATTCTTGTTTGTGGCGAAATCGTCTAGTCGCATAATTAGATAGCATACAAAACTATACTttatcatcaatacatgtatttttgccCATCGACTTTCGACTACGAAAGGAAAAGTGACCAATTCAGAACAACACACTATTTGATAGGTAAACAACTATTTCTTATTGCTACATCAATGAACATGAAAGGCAATAACTATTCATATTCCCACTAGATGTAGACTGAtaataaatgtgatatatttttctATTACATTTCTATGGAggaatatcaaatacaaatacgCTGAGTTTAGCAGATATTAAGGAAGGCGAAGAGATAAATAATAGTACACACACCGTCCGTGTCTgtgtatttctatatattattaCTAATTACTACTATTGCTACATTTGCCATAACAAAACTGGCATGACCCTTTGAAAGTCCATGTCCAGTTGTAATAaactaaatacatatattatctcagaccacataTAAAGGCTATAGTTGTCTGAGGTATAATGTAAGTTTAGAAGCTAAAAAATCACTGTTCAACAGAGAAACTGTCCTTGGCATATGTGTTAATTACTATATAACCTGACATACTAGTACACAGTGCAGTATGGCCACGGGATTGTACTTGTATATAGAGTAAAAATCATGCCAAGAGATGTCACGTGATCAATGTGACGTCAGCTAATACGTGACGCGA is a window of Glandiceps talaboti chromosome 5, keGlaTala1.1, whole genome shotgun sequence DNA encoding:
- the LOC144435714 gene encoding eukaryotic translation initiation factor 5A-1-like, coding for MSQDEFAGADAGASNTYPQRCSALRKGGYVMINDRPCKIVEISTAKPGKHGHAKVRLIGLDIFTKHKYETISPSTHNKDVPHVTRKDFQVLGVGSRFMSLLDDRGHMKDNIEVPGGDLGKRIREKDKNEDDFEVTVLMTMDDGIVTGVRESSYK